The Rhopalosiphum maidis isolate BTI-1 chromosome 2, ASM367621v3, whole genome shotgun sequence genome segment tactgtatatacctatattatattaaaagggTGCCTTTTCTACAGTATCAGACTATCACAGTCTAGACACTAAAAGTCCGGTAAAAAAAGTCCATCGTAATAAAAGCACAAATAAAAGTCcggtaaaaatttatttttaaaaattatagtaatatatatataaaaaaatcatttaaaataactaatacttctaatttcgaaaaaaattatataagaaaatgaAAGGTGAGttagtgatatttttttagcgtTTATACcgaatatacctatttatcgATAAACATCTAAATAGTGTCAAATCATAATAGTTATCATCTAAAAGAAATATcacgaaattaaatataccacGGATATACCTTTCTTTACCCTATATAGAAAAGAATTTACTtaactaaaacattttgtaaattatttattgaaattaataaacaaagtaTTTGATAGTATGTccacttataattaaaaacaatttttaaatccaaTTTGCATGCTTaccatcaattttaaaaattcgggGCTCAtttaaaaagtcaaattttcaatcactaAAAATCTTTTCGTTAATAGATAGTATTACGTTTTGAAGATATATAGAACATTTATTGAATCTTATGATAAACTGCAGCGACAAAAATCTCAGTATTTTAGTCTAGATTATCTTAAAGAATAAATGGATTTTCAaggttataataacaataagtgaatattataatacatcaacAGTGGGGTACCCATGAGTGGGAGGGGGGCTAAGGGGACTTTAGACTCTCTTtcgattatataaaaaaaatacaaataattccgGTGAGAACGATTCCTAAAATTTGCGGAATCGTGTTGAATTTAATAGCcattgatatacatatacgatTCCGAAAattccatatattatattatgcatatacgacttcacataatttttaatggaaCGTTGCTATTccgaaaagtaaatataattataaattttaaattttaaaacatggcgtttttaaatgcaattaattTGTGCatgaaacttatttttatcttgttaTTGGTAACGtcaaatgtcaataataattttgtaatgatttaaataggaAATACATAGATTaatgatttgatttattaatatccattatattaaatactgtatattataaaagataattggcctataaagtataaatgctataatttatacctttatacctatatcaatatctaaatatcttaacgaacattttattttttcaattttaatgtgttttttttttcgtataagtGTAGCTAATTAAGACGAGTGAGGGCAGTAATGCAGTAtagtatagattataattatagtttatactatgttaatatttattaatagattcCAAAAACATGGctctaatattgtttataaattaagatatataaaGGCGTATTTTGAAGTTTCGCCCTGGGTGCAATATTTAGCTGCTAGTTGCTACGGCACTGATTGtaacataaaactaaataaaaataaaactaatattttagtttacatttagcttatagtttgttttttgtatgataTCAACATTATCAAATACCAATTGTCAAAAGTCCATCAATTGAATTTAGCAGATGAAGTATTagaatataagataaataacaattacgttacacaatataaacatatagttacaaatactatgtatataaatataatattctacatttCTACTGCACTGAGATGAAATTAGttccaatatttattttcccaAATCCTAACATTTACaggtgaaattaatttaaacattgaaaacaTGAAACATAccaatattacctatactttatataggtagatacattataatacagtggATTCCGCTTAATGTAGACATGTTGAGACCAACTCTGTTTGCCCACATTAAACGGTTGCCCATAAAAACCgaaattggttaaaaaaaaaaaattataatatcaaaaaaagtcAACAAAATCCTTTTCtgcatgcatttttatttttcccgataaaaatgtacttattgtaaaaaacacCAGGAGGataggaaaaatatttaaaaattattcaagtgAAACTACCCTTAAaagttgattttaatttttggcacATAATTacgttatatatttgaatatttcaataagtattatacttaaaaatctatacttatttttaaaatattctggaCAAAAAGTACTACaagatagattttttttaccaaagatCGGTAATAtcattagtataaaattgttattgttgtaacaTAAAGTGGGTAGTTTTTAACTttgcacaacaataatattttcagtcgtttatttttcatctgaAGTTCAAAATTTTACTGCTAGGTAGATGTAACTGGCCGTATATGTAGTAATGTtgtaactttattttcaacaatagaaattacaaaaaactaatttatgccATTTTTGGTACAATATGCAGAAAaagattttaagatttaaatggTACCTAGTGCTTTTTATTACTTTCGATAAATACAATCTCATAGATATGACGAAACCTGATTAAAttagtcatttttaaatacatatgtgtatattctaacactatgataaaataaaaattgcccACATAAGCCGAATCGAGTGCCCATAATACGCGGCTTTTTTTAACCttgttaatatacatttatgttggGACCAGACCATTTTGACCATATTAAGCGGATGCCCATATTAACCGGTGCCCACATTAAGCGGAATCTACTGtatatgaatgaaaaaaataatgttatgtggtataataaataatgatagccggtataggtaggtataagtaataaattgtattatgtataaagataactttatatgttttagtttaaaatatactgaaattatatttaaaaaaatatataagcgccgtattttatatattatagctaattattattttatttataggaaaaaaaaacaagaccCTCGGAAACATAGGCCTTTGGATtgatatacacattatacaatcATTCTTTTATCGAAGAACACTTACTATTACCAAAATGATTTATGTGTTTAGAAACTAATCAtatttgatgatattataataaacaacattttatgtaacatTTCGCCATTATctgtttatagaaaataaaaatataagtaaccaAGTAAGTCtctattggaaaaaaaaatactaaattatgtaattttcatcatttatggaggacaatattttcaaaaattgtaattgttgttaaataatgattattaaaatatcagcctgtaattattatattttttttatttaatcaagcgatattccaaaaataacccacaaaaattcaattaaattattgaaccaaataataaaatgattatgtcTATatgtaaaagataaaaataaaaataattactataacatAAAGCACTTGCTaccaaataacatttatatataatattattataatcatttataatgaaaaaatgatttaccgTGCCtgatttgtatttactatGTTTAGTCCCTCCACCCACCATTTAAAGATCTAAGCCACTAAGGCATGTCACTGCCcgctaatattaaaatatttccagaTTACGTCTTTAATTTCCAATAGTttacttacattttacatttatagttttttttttttattattctaaacgtaggtttttgtacctatatttatacatttgaaacttttgatttataatagtagtacGACATACgtgtagtgtatatatatataatatatgtattatttactttaagtaaaaaaatacagatGTACTCAACACATgaattaaaacacataataaacaTGTGGGAGTtgagtgtttaatttttaatttttaaactacgaTGAATCATCgaatacataaacaaatttgGTCATAGTTTTACCAATGAacgtaaatcataaattacgttaaaacttttttagctTATATATTCTTGCAATTTACTTtagaatattagttattagtttatatttgacATTGGCTAAAActtattaacaaaatgttataactgtgtcgaattttacaataaataataatataattagctaaattaattagtaagtttttttatataggtagctATCAGAATTtatctcaataatttaattatttacagtacCTAGCGTTATTAGTCAATAGCTACCTATATTTGGTAGATAACATCTGTATGAGTATAGCAAatgactgtatataatataattatatataataaaagactGTTGTAATGACGTAATATTGGTAAAACAATGTGAATTTTATGTGAAATAAAGCACtaacattgtatacaaaatctatcaatttttaaattataactaattaggtattaaaaaatagtctagtaaataatgataatattcaaatcTATGAAGGAACATGATACgagataattcataaaaatgtagatacctagttattatttagtatagtccatacactatattaaaacaattgcatgcaaatataatgtatattttttatatttttgcacctatattatattaataactaaggTAAGTATACAAGTAGGTACTGAAATACTCAAGTATCTATACTTAACTTAATACCTACAAATTATCATgacttcattttattattttataattaactagatacatagttaattatacttatataaatactaactaatgactatatagtaataatatattttgctcTCAAACACATTAAAGTACCTAGGTATGCGATATAttcagtataatttaatagacattctaaactgtattattataattttagtctcTATTCGCCTCATTTAATCTTGTTAACTTAATTGTGGGAACCTTCTTTctcgatatttttaacaataatgaatacattaaaatatattacctggTACTTGTTCATTGTTAAATTTCATATCAACTAAATGAATAAGTGCTTTATGTGGAACAAATGACGCTAAAAATTTTTGATTGCCCAAATTTCGAACGAAGCTAGTGACATGTCCTCCATTTACAAGAATTTCCAAATTACCAGACCCAGCTCCTGATCCATCAACTagatagtaaaatttaaaaatgttagaaaacattttaaaatttttttatttttaattcaattcaactataattataattactttcaaaTTCTACTGGTTCACCCACCACTCCATTTGGTATATGGCCAACTTTAATGGCATACACATCATATGCATGACTCCtgagaaaataatgtttagataaacaatgttaaattttttatataaataaggataaaattatattttataggtattgtattttaaacataaattacaataaaaataataacattattatcattgtaataattttgattatatattatacaacattaaacaatttttcattaacataaatgttttatagataTTCTTAAATCTACTTTAAATTTACCGGAATGGAGAACCAGCAACTTTAGtaccattaatttttacatcaaTTGAATGTTCTCCAATTTGTTCAGCTGTAAACTGTGCCAAAACGTGACCTTGCGCAATGTTCCTAGACATTCTCACAGGAATCGTCTTATTTGATGGACCTGTAgcaattcaaatatttcatgtaaaaaatgaactaaatatttttgttaccaTGAAATTAACCTACCAATCACTGTGACATTAATATTGGCAAGTACTTCGTCAGAATTTATGTAAATCGTTGAATACCTATTTATGGGCATGAGTTGCATATTTTCTCCAAAaactaaatctataaaaaaataatagatatactcgtataaaaataaaatcattgttagaaataaataataacaaaagctATTCttaccattattttttgattttgatggaGATAAAGCACTTTTTGGTGATACATAACTATGATTTGGAGATAGGGAACtaggaatatttaaatgtaatggtGATGAGATACTATGAAACCCAGATTCCGAATGGTTGgttgactattaaataaatataaaaatatatcaaaaaatacgttgatatattattattaaaaatgaaacatacTTTATACACATTACTATGCAGATGACTAATAGGAGAAGAAGTGAATTTTGGCGACTGTAGAGGTGAAATAGGTCTAAGAAGGCCAATTTTATTGTACTCATTAGAAGAAGTAAAgtcatctaaaaatattaaaatataatttacaacctaaatattacaaatataaaattctaaaatcttACTGAAAGCAGAAGAGCTGTTTCCATTGACTAATTTTGTaggtgctaaaaaaaaaatatgttattttaagtagTGATAACCATAGTTATCAATTACTACATAGTAGTTCAtctacaatgtattatataaaattatatgaccaaCATAGGTGGTATAGcaaattattcaatactttTGCAGTTTtgcatcataaataatataagatagatacatatatagataatagattttttaatttgattcaaaaataaaacgtactCATGCTTCTATGTCGCTTGATGTCTTCTTTTGTACCCACTCTAAGAGGAAATGGACTtcctacaataaattataaatttataaataaataaacaataatattgcatatagattttaatatatttagcttattgatattggtattataaagatgtttataaattacaaacatttctaaaaaaactttaacaaatataatagaattattattaaatacatatagtttGGTTCaataatagtgataataatcattatgtacaacagatttttttttaatgcattgtcattctttattttaattaactttccAAGGTCAAgagaaaaaagttattattttattttactattttaaaatttcaataaaatacgaaaaatggATAGGTATAGATACCTACttctattacctatataatacattcttaatatatttaaaagtattttttatataatacgagtagttataagttaattataatttgtaacgtttaaattttaactgtgAGAAATGTACTCTTTCACAGATTGATATTGTCAGACAATatgcaaaatacaaataataaatatgaatagaaatagatgcataatttattttagtgtataCATAGTATTGAGAACAgacattaaaatagttaaatagttaaagGGAAGtggtaatatgaaattaaatttattgagaacattttagagtaaattttaaatgattaaataattacttaattgttaagaacagttttaaattaagttattttgtattactatttCGATCATATATACTTGCCTTTAACAGTTGCCccgttaaaataaacataaattttatattttccaggTCTTCTAGTGTGTAGAGAAACGTTATAAATAGAATTTCCTAAATGGTCAATCGTATGCGGAAGCGACTGTTTATCGTGAACAATATCAATCTCTATTTTTCCTAGACCACCCGTTCCTCTAGCATCTAAAGTCCAATTGACTATACTTCCCGCAATAGCTGGTCTATCCAAGCCAAGCAACTAAACCATAAAAcagtgaaattaaattatttagtccGGGGCCTTTCGACGTCTCTTTCGTTTGTTTTACCTTTATGCCGTTTGGGTCGAATACAAAACACGTATATGGACTACCCTGAATTAACTGTCCACGGTGTTTTACAGCAATGGTCCATTCTCCCGGTTCGTCGGGTTGGAACGTCGTCCGGTATGCATCTCCCGATTCATTTACCGGACATTCTAATTCTCGACCGTCCGGACTCATGGCTAaaacttgaatattttgagCTTTAGCGCCGTtacaatttatctaaaaacaaaaaccaaaCAAATAAGTCGTTATACTTTACATACATACTTTTCACTTTTGCAGTTGTACACAGAAACTCACCTGAACTTCGACAATAGATCCAACTGCACATGGTTCCATACCCGAGTGTTTGATTTCGGACACTTCAGGCATAGCTCGTATAAACATTGGGCACCCTTGGATCACATCGTCGCCATTGAAAATTGTAACCTATGCGATAAacacaaacattaaaaattaaaaccacgAACCGTGTCGactatacgtatatgtataatatacaatatacatgcagCTGAGGGAAAACAAATGCATACTTTATACATTCCAATTATGAGTGGCACGAACGTGCATGTGCCACCAttggattttaaattcaaattacacGGTATAGTATTGAGTTCCGGTCCAATTATTTCCACCGTGACATCGCTTGGGTCTACTTCTGAATCCAAAAATGACACTTTAAAActagtctaaaaaaaaatgccgtggatttattattacgttaattCTGATTTACATTTACTGATAATCAACaagttaatattgtttttatttaattaacctaCTGGTTTATATACTCTGGTAGTGTGAGTGTCACTATGGGCGCGCACAGTATGCGATGGTCGAGTGCGCGGCTTTACCCATTGGAAATTAGATACATAAGACATCATGCCTAAATGTGAAGCATTTAGGCTAGACACATCTTTGGCTTTCAACAGCGGTTCAACGCCTAACTTTTTGCCAGCATTCATTCCTATGTAtgattatactaattttagtatagaatacaatattatagtagaaaatacaaataagtgCTTCAcagattaaacttttatacacCACGGTACATACCAGCGTTTAAGTTGGACTCCCAAACCTCCGGGTCGTCATATTTTTGGTACTTGGCCGGGACACCAAGAGATTTTGTCAATTCACACAATACAATACCGTCTTTCCAGTCagtctaaaatatatacaaaccaATGAATTTGCAAGTTTGTTTTCGAAAGAACGAAATACACTTACCGTGAAATTAGACACCGTATGAGTTTTTAGTTGACTATTCACCCAGTTCAATGTAGCTTTAGTACCAGGACTCTTTTCTTTCATAAAATAGGACAGATACGTCATGCCCGATAGTTCATCTAGATAAGGTGAAGCTAAATATTCGGGCTCTAACACCATGGGAATGTTGAAACGATCTCGGGCCAATTCCATAGCACGGCGACAGTTGTTCACGCTATCATTGGCATCTAAATTTTTCCAATGTGGAAACAATCCCGGTTCACAGTAATCCAACAAGGACGAAAGACATATTCCGGAATTCCAATCTGTGGTGAAATTGTTCACGCGGCATTCTGGTAGTACAGACTATTCATACGTAAccaatagattaataataatgataataattttacaattttcatgataatattaatttatttttaattaaacattaataggtGTAATTATACGCATTACGCGTACACAACTTATATACCTTGAGCCAAGCTAACATGAGCTTTTTAGGTGGAAATTTCGAGCGCCCGATTTGATATCGAACAATCAATGACCAAATAAgtcctaaaattaatttcagattCCCATTAACAATGTCTTCGTTtcctaaagaaaaaaaaattattagaccataaaacaagaaaaataactaAGATGAATTATAGTAAGttcctacatttttttttacttcaaacGATGATACGActatacagttataaattaaaaatgaggtATGCCTAAATAAcccaatatttaaaacatatatttcaaGGTGCCTCTACAGTATTATCCTCTTGCTTGATGCAAACATGCGtgcttgtaaaaaaaataatggagatatgctccgcctatattatagtaggtatacctataattgtgaccgatattgtaatatcattcatattttataaatgaaaaattatccgatcatattattatagaagcaTGGCAATTCTAGTGTTATAGCATGTGAGGTCAATACACCCACATGATTAACTATTGCATACTTCGCTCAGTGTTTTGTATAACACTCCCTATTTGGCGATACTACCCAACACCTGTTCGacgtcaaaaacaaaaaaatcataatccaATACGAAAATAACCAGTTAAGTGCAATTGAAGATGTTAACTCCGGATATTTGTATTAGAAAGACCGCattcaatactatattaaagtCTAATCGAAGGCATATATATAGACGTAAGAGCGTAACACACGATGAACGTGGTGTACGATATGCAAATACCACCACTTGCGGCCTACGTCTTATCACGAAGagaaatagattttataatgggttaatatatgatttacgaAATTTACAACTAATTATTTCCTCCCGACAAGaatccaaaaaattaaattttgatttgagAAAATCGTCTAACCGCAAATTGATTTGAGAGAAAAACAGTTgtcttgtttaataaaaaaaaatctaaaaattaacgaaTCTATATTAAAAGCAAACATTATtgcttatttttgttttgtttttttttaaacaaaaattatcaattttaagcGGGTTGTTAGATAGGGATTTCAGGTTTTAGATTGAGAATGGAATGCACCACCTGCAGCGCACACCTATATTATGATCGAaagtatgtactatgtacaaTACATATCGCGGtgactaaaatttaatacacacaCCCACCAGTTAAAAGTAAATCGCGAGGTTTTTCCAACCACCTGTATCCTGCACAGCCACGcaatctgataaaaaaaagctcACACAGAACCGACTCCAAAGGCTccgataataattaactatacctatttataagtaCTGATGTAAATCAAGCATTTAtagctgtatattattatatagaaatagtTAACGGTTAGAGGTCAACAGTACCCATATGATATCgtgcataaaatttaaaacatgtcGCGACGACTAAAATCGAATATACATCACGCCCacaagttaaaagttaatcaCGAAGTATTTCCGACCATCTGCACAGTCGCGAGCAATCCGATAAAAGGCTCATCCGGAACCGATTTCAAAGGCCTCCGATAACAATTATTGGTGTACccgtacacatattatactggTGCATAAAACAAATGTGTAAAGCTGGCCAAGGGTGGaagtatataatcattatatatatatatatacgtacctatGTTGACCAGCTTGACGCCGTCGTCCGCGATCGCCGTCAGGGCCTTGGACACGTTTTCCAACATCTGGTGCCGGTTGCCGGGGTTGTGATTCCACGCGAACGCCTTGCGCTGCTGGAGGCTCTCGACCAGTTCGCAGAGGACTCGGCCGTCCCGCAGGTCTTCCGCGAGGTTCGACACCCGGTCGGCGGCCGGCACGTGCTCATTCACCCAGTTCCGAAACGTGTGCGCCTGTATGTCCACCCACTGGTCCTCGTGTCCCTTGATCTGCATCGTCTTGGCGGCGTGGCCCTCCGGGCTGCGGGCCACCAGTCCGATGTGTGACGATAATCGCGACGGCGCGACTGAGTCGGTGCGCATCATGTTCGGCGCGCTGCTGAAATCGTACTGAACCGTCTGTGTACGTACGAGCACAGTCGCCGCGCCGAGAGAAATCGTTAACAACagtgcctatataatatataaagtgatattattattcggtTGGGCGTGGgtcccgccgccgccgtcgcagacgagatatatacctacctctaCCTGCAGCGGTCCGTCGCTCGAAATGGAAAGTGAACGTCGCTCCCACCACGGCGACCGGTTGCACTATTGCGTACAGGAGGCgcttataatgtatttgtatacaaacgtGCGACAAGAGACGagcgcgcgtgtgtgtttaCCGTACatcacctatatatatatcgtattcgGCGCGCGTGTCGCACACAGTTTCGGTATAAATGTCTTTGACTTTTTCCCGCTGCACAGTATTCGATGTTTTTGGAAAACTATTGTGTCGATACAGcactataacataatacacaatttaCGTACCAACCCCTCGATCTCCTTGTTAGGTTTATGCGGATTTCCAACGAGGATTCATCCTTTTAGATgcgttttaatatactttaatacactgttaaatattaatctataaacatttattatattatacatatatacatatatatatatatatatcatagtaaCTATATTGAATCATgaaactgtaaaataattgttacttGTACTTTCAAATGTTATGTTCACTTAACTCTGGGCAACAGTCcgtggtttttaaaataaataaatacaggtGGTGCGCAGTGCACGAGTAAAAGGGAATATAATTCGATTTGGCCGTCTTTCGACTACTTAtgcaatattgtaatttgtaattttctacGGGAGtttcagttataaaaatatttacttttagaattttttttctcctattgtaataataattgtatatgaa includes the following:
- the LOC113555156 gene encoding filamin-A isoform X3, coding for MMRTDSVAPSRLSSHIGLVARSPEGHAAKTMQIKGHEDQWVDIQAHTFRNWVNEHVPAADRVSNLAEDLRDGRVLCELVESLQQRKAFAWNHNPGNRHQMLENVSKALTAIADDGVKLVNIGNEDIVNGNLKLILGLIWSLIVRYQIGRSKFPPKKLMLAWLKSVLPECRVNNFTTDWNSGICLSSLLDYCEPGLFPHWKNLDANDSVNNCRRAMELARDRFNIPMVLEPEYLASPYLDELSGMTYLSYFMKEKSPGTKATLNWVNSQLKTHTVSNFTTDWKDGIVLCELTKSLGVPAKYQKYDDPEVWESNLNAGMNAGKKLGVEPLLKAKDVSSLNASHLGMMSYVSNFQWVKPRTRPSHTVRAHSDTHTTRVYKPTSFKVSFLDSEVDPSDVTVEIIGPELNTIPCNLNLKSNGGTCTFVPLIIGMYKVTIFNGDDVIQGCPMFIRAMPEVSEIKHSGMEPCAVGSIVEVQINCNGAKAQNIQVLAMSPDGRELECPVNESGDAYRTTFQPDEPGEWTIAVKHRGQLIQGSPYTCFVFDPNGIKLLGLDRPAIAGSIVNWTLDARGTGGLGKIEIDIVHDKQSLPHTIDHLGNSIYNVSLHTRRPGKYKIYVYFNGATVKGSPFPLRVGTKEDIKRHRSMTPTKLVNGNSSSAFNDFTSSNEYNKIGLLRPISPLQSPKFTSSPISHLHSNVYKSTNHSESGFHSISSPLHLNIPSSLSPNHSYVSPKSALSPSKSKNNDLVFGENMQLMPINRYSTIYINSDEVLANINVTVIGPSNKTIPVRMSRNIAQGHVLAQFTAEQIGEHSIDVKINGTKVAGSPFRSHAYDVYAIKVGHIPNGVVGEPVEFEIDGSGAGSGNLEILVNGGHVTSFVRNLGNQKFLASFVPHKALIHLVDMKFNNEQVPGSPWEVTIMSGGSYSPKLSVLGDAVKLVPVDSVAIFQISAIGYHREDIQVNVLSPTKRNIQAKIINEGGNGIFRIEFIVVEVGTHLVDVNVAGHKLGTGTLLAKGYNSALIRVTDVSDAVVGQPCQFRVDASDAGEGQLEISINEGEVPNHVTVVGGGRCLVSFTPEHVKPHMIDIKFNSETVIGCPFVCSVSDTSRVSVNLSRLELIPVNQVAKFHMMVDNSASAELSVSVTGPTTELPVKVTGNVNVGFTAEFTPLQVGAHSISVEYNGHAVNGTPYVAKAYDSSKVLVGHVPKGHVGNTFQFTVDASEAGEGNLEITISARGANIPTQVHPQGNAKFAVSFLPLQPTDHVITIHFNKEPVPGSPFIAHVEGDLPLVSGTSLTSAPVSTTSHFTMSNVSGSLDDIEVNVEGGRYQKSRLY